Proteins encoded in a region of the Sparus aurata chromosome 6, fSpaAur1.1, whole genome shotgun sequence genome:
- the LOC115583238 gene encoding uncharacterized protein LOC115583238, with protein sequence MRSILFLLFVSLMKGCEAKAEPNGCLEGWAEFASKKPKLIGSNTAYPSRTDIRSTKKDEWENKVSISLYHDTINKTLMVTINQCKSTCTSDGEELILVVEKDGCPGPFNQTVYTTDETTITCDYPGKKNKSSVKFFCKDNDLICEDILSTNSSSKSNGTFTLTETSSDFSISISNVSKGDAGVYWCGAETSDGRYRAALRSIKLKVEEPKFFKRSPPIGQNFTYFCTFHNDTPKEIFICKGEDPSICPPLVTSTQPDKTGKFSMKKSESKGQRSKTDFNVSITVREVTANDSGIYWCGAESKDKTRSNVFFHKFSMTVVPTPTPTSGVSSTELNTSTPAEDNGGSNMLIPVTVSVAVLLLFVLILIIFYKRFTHSKNTRNGATAQDIKEDNIYAEIQAPASVHYSTIVFKNSSNKAGGDKLIVKPRSACEYSTVKHSDSPVYYTVNKPSTSSQDPLYSTVSNKW encoded by the exons ATGAGGAGtattctttttctcctcttcgtCTCACTGATGAAAG GTTGTGAGGCCAAGGCTGAACCAAATGGATGCCTAGAAGGATGGGCTGAATTTGCCAGCAAAAAACCTAAACTGATTGGAAGTAATACAGCTTATCCCAGCCGAACAGACATACGGAGTACTAAGAAGGATGAGTGGGAAAACAAAGTCAGCATTTCCCTGTATCATGATACAATTAATAAAACACTCATGGTGACAATTAATCAATGTAAATCTACATGCACATCTGACGGAGAGGAACTGATATTAGTAGTTG aaaaagatgGCTGCCCAGGACCATTTAATCAAACTGTGTATACAACAGATGAAACCACCATCACATGCGATTAtccaggaaagaaaaacaagtccaGTGTCAAGTTTTTCTGCAAAGATAACGATTTAATCTGTGAAGATATCTTATCAACAAATTCTTCTTCAAAGTCAAACGGGACATTCACTCTCACTGAAACCAGCAGTGACTTCAGCATATCCATCAGTAATGTGTCCAAAGGTGATGCTGGTGTCTACTGGTGTGGAGCGGAGACAAGTGATGGACGTTACCGAGCTGCACTCAGAAGTATAAAACTGAAGGTTGAAG AGCCCAAATTCTTTAAAAGGTCTCCACCCATTGGACAGAATTTTACATACTTTTGCACTTTTCATAATGATACTCCGAAAGAGATATTCATCTGTAAGGGAGAAGATCCATCTATATGTCCACCTCTAGTAACCAGCACACAGCCCGACAAAACTGGGAAGTTTTCCATGAAGAAGTCAGAGtccaaaggtcaaaggtcaaagacCGATTTCAATGTCAGCATAACAGTGAGAGAAGTAACAGCAAACGACAGTGGGATATACTGGTGCGGAGCAGAAAGCAAGGACAAAACACGCAGCAATGTGTTCTTCCACAAATTCTCAATGACTGTGG TACCAACACCAACACCCACATCTGGTGTTTCTTCAACCGAGCTAAATACTTCAACACCTGCTGAGGATAATG GCGGCTCCAACATGCTCATCCCTGTGACTGTCTCAGTAGCTGTACTGTTGCTGTTTGTgctcattttgatcattttctaCAAAA gATTTACTcattcaaaaaacacaagaaatggagcgacagcacaggacatcaaaGAG GACAATATCTACGCTGAGATACAAGCCCCTGCCAGCGTGCATTACTCTACCATCGTCTTTAAAAACAGCTCCAACAAAGCTGGTGGTGATAAACTGATCGTCAAACCCAGATCTGCCTGTGAATACTCAACTGTGAAGCACAGTGACAGTCCAGTCTACTATACTGTCAACAAACCTTCCACATCTTCACAGGATCCACTCTACTCAACAGTCTCCAACAAATGGTAA
- the LOC115583288 gene encoding uncharacterized protein LOC115583288 gives MKRSESKGQRSKNFFSITVREVTANDSGIYWCGAESKDKTRSNVFFHKFSMTVVPAPTPTSHVSPTELNTSVPAEDNVPTPTPTPAEDNGGSYVLITVTVSVAVLLLFVLILIFIYKRFTHSKNTRNGATAQNIKEDYIYAEIQEPVQNPDSGDAVNTVYATANCPTNPSASLHYSTITFKNCSKEAGGDELIVKPRSACEYSTVNYSVSSVYSTVNNPSVASQDPLYSAVTNKQ, from the exons ATGAAGAGGTCAGAGTCCAAAGGTCAACGATCAAAAAACTTTTTCAGCATAACAGTGAGAGAAGTAACAGCAAACGACAGTGGGATATACTGGTGCGGAGCAGAAAGCAAAGACAAAACACGCAGCAATGTGTTCTTCCACAAATTCTCGATGACTGTAG TACCAGCACCAACACCCACATCTCATGTTTCTCCAACTGAGCTAAATACTTCAGTACCTGCTGAGGATAATG TACCAACACCTACACCCACACCTGCTGAGGATAATG GCGGCTCTTACGTGCTCATCACTGTGACTGTCTCCGTAGCTGTACTGTTGCTGTTTGTGCTCATTTTGATCTTCATCTACAAAA gATTTACTcattcaaaaaacacaagaaatggAGCGACAGCACAGAACATCAAAGAG GATTATATCTACGCAGAGATACAAGAGCCCGTCCAGAATCCAGACTCGGGAGATGCGGTGAACACGGTTTATGCCACTGCCAACTGTCCAACAAATCCCTCTGCCTCGCTGCATTACTCTACCATCACCTTTAAAAACTGCTCAAAAGAAGCTGGTGGTGATGAACTGATCGTCAAACCCAGATCTGCCTGCGAATACTCAACTGTGAATTACAGTGTGAGTTCAGTCTACTCTACTGTCAATAACCCTTCCGTAGCTTCACAGGATCCACTCTACTCAGCAGTCACCAATAAACAGTAA
- the LOC115583285 gene encoding transmembrane domain-containing protein TMIGD3-like isoform X2, producing MLNDMLFFCKENGFTCEDIFTTKSSPKSNERFTLKETKRGLTISISHVSPSDAGVYWCGVERKRYRAALGQIQLEVKESTPTSPSAQNTASRSTLTIIIAVVVCAVVLVLVLILVFIYKRIQRSKNTRKEEAQNNKEDRTYEEIQERPQEPDSGTAIKTIYTTANFHTNPSPDIHYYSNSSFKNSSVEVSAGDPYSTVNNNDQHPTYSTVNHPSGLPDDPCYSTVNNPQQP from the exons ATGTTAaatgacatgttgtttttctgcaaagaGAACGGTTTCACCTGTGAGGATATTTTCACGACAAAATCTTCTCCAAAGTCAAACGAAAGATtcactctcaaagagaccaagagagGCCTCACCATATCCATCAGTCATGTGTCCCCAAGTGACGCTGGTGTCTACTGGTGTGGAGTTGAAAGAAAACGTTACCGAGCTGCACTTGGACAAATACAActggaggtcaaag AATCAACACCAACAAGTCCATCTGCTCAGAATACAGCAA GTCGCTCAACATTGACTATAATCATTGCTGTGGTCGTCTGTGCAGTTGTGCTGGTGCTTGTGCTAATTTTGGTTTTCATCTATAAAC gaATTCAGcgttcaaaaaacacaagaaaggaAGAAGCTCAGAACAACAAAGAG GATCGTACCTATGAAGAGATACAGGAGCGCCCCCAGGAGCCAGACTCAGGAACTGCAATCAAAACCATCTATACCACTGCCAACTTCCACACAAACCCGTCTCCTGACATACATTACTACTCAAACTCCAGCTTTAAGAACAGCTCTGTTGAAGTTAGTGCTGGTGACCCATATTCTACAGTAAACAACAATGACCAACATCCCACCTACTCAACTGTCAATCACCCATCAGGACTTCCAGACGACCCTTGCTATTCTACAGTCAACAACCCACAGCAGCCCTGA
- the LOC115583285 gene encoding CMRF35-like molecule 1 isoform X1, with amino-acid sequence MLNDMLFFCKENGFTCEDIFTTKSSPKSNERFTLKETKRGLTISISHVSPSDAGVYWCGVERKRYRAALGQIQLEVKVPPSTSTPSVFPSTESTPTSPSAQNTASRSTLTIIIAVVVCAVVLVLVLILVFIYKRIQRSKNTRKEEAQNNKEDRTYEEIQERPQEPDSGTAIKTIYTTANFHTNPSPDIHYYSNSSFKNSSVEVSAGDPYSTVNNNDQHPTYSTVNHPSGLPDDPCYSTVNNPQQP; translated from the exons ATGTTAaatgacatgttgtttttctgcaaagaGAACGGTTTCACCTGTGAGGATATTTTCACGACAAAATCTTCTCCAAAGTCAAACGAAAGATtcactctcaaagagaccaagagagGCCTCACCATATCCATCAGTCATGTGTCCCCAAGTGACGCTGGTGTCTACTGGTGTGGAGTTGAAAGAAAACGTTACCGAGCTGCACTTGGACAAATACAActggaggtcaaag TGCCTCCATCTACATCAACACCATCTGTCTTTCCTTCAACAGAATCAACACCAACAAGTCCATCTGCTCAGAATACAGCAA GTCGCTCAACATTGACTATAATCATTGCTGTGGTCGTCTGTGCAGTTGTGCTGGTGCTTGTGCTAATTTTGGTTTTCATCTATAAAC gaATTCAGcgttcaaaaaacacaagaaaggaAGAAGCTCAGAACAACAAAGAG GATCGTACCTATGAAGAGATACAGGAGCGCCCCCAGGAGCCAGACTCAGGAACTGCAATCAAAACCATCTATACCACTGCCAACTTCCACACAAACCCGTCTCCTGACATACATTACTACTCAAACTCCAGCTTTAAGAACAGCTCTGTTGAAGTTAGTGCTGGTGACCCATATTCTACAGTAAACAACAATGACCAACATCCCACCTACTCAACTGTCAATCACCCATCAGGACTTCCAGACGACCCTTGCTATTCTACAGTCAACAACCCACAGCAGCCCTGA